The DNA segment ACACCACGGTACATTATTATAGTGATACTTTAACTCTGTGCGATACCGCGTATGATCTCGACATTCGTGTGTTTGTGACGTGTTCAGACGACACACTAAGGTATCGGATCTGTAAATTGTAAGTTGCCGTCACTGTTGTAACGATCTAAACAATTGTGATCACCTGATTTGTGACAGTTCGTGAAAGAGGACGTATCGTAATTGATCCAGCCTGATGATTTCCCAGTCACAATCCAGTGTTGTGCATGAGCGTATATTTCGTGTCCGTATCTGTTTCTCGCATGTAACCCTGGATTTCTAGGCACGTTCACCCAATTTCCATTTAATAGCACTTTTGTCGGCTttatagagttctgcattaGTAATTCTGAATCCATTATGTGTTGGCCATATAATTCGGCATGCCAATGTCCGCTTCCAATTCTGAACTTGCCGCCGGCCGTGCGGTTGTCAGCGCAACACCACAAGGCAGAGCCGTCACGAAAAGCATATCCTGCAGACTCAAAAGTAGCCTTTAATTTCTGTAATTGTGAGTAATTAGCAGTGAGGAAGGTTATATCAGCATCCCGTTCCCACGGCAACACTTTATTTAGTTTGACTGCCCCGAGTAATGTACCCTCCTGAAGCTCACAAATCGCTCCTGCTTTTTCGCAAGCGTTCATTATAAAGGTTATTAAATTTGCCAGCTCTTCCAAACAACATGACGTTACGGAAAACCCTGTTCCCAAAAAACACTTAATTGGTTTAGGACAATtaaaatccacttcaaactttGAAGATACAAACTTCATCGTTCTCAGTTGGTATTTCCCACCGAATTCCTTCCAATCCAATACTCTCGAACTTCTGATAGTCCTATTGGAGTAAAACATGGAATCCGGACAAACAACAGACTCCCCTTCAGCCCGCAGGAAAAAGTCTTCCCACATTCCTTCTTGTGATAAACTCTCATCAAATTTAAACTTGGAAATTAATGTTTTACTTATAACAAATGAATTTTCAATATGGTCACAAAATACACACTCGTGAATGGATTCCTGATAACCTTCTTCATACACAAGTGTGTAGTTCTTGTAAGCTCGTTGTAGACAACCTAATTTCCAGAAGCCGTTGGAATCCCGAGATGCACCGCCAGCGGAAGTAAGTTGAAGGCGCTCTATCTCCCGGATAAGACGATGTATTCGGGTGTCGTTATCAAACCGGATTAAATCACGAGCGACTAATACGTAGGGTGTTTGCACATGCTCAATAATGTCATTCCAAATTCGACCCTTACTTGTTGTGGTTTTGTAAGTTTTGAATAGGATCTGAGAATATCTGTCATTTTTGAACTGAGGTAGCTCAGATACTTTAGCACCAACGACTACAGACATGTTTCTATTGTAGTTGATAATATCATCTAAAAGTCGGCTAATAGTTTCTACTCGAAAATTGTCAAGTTGTATCACTATGGTAACAAGCTTTTCCTCAGCTACCCGATAGCTACAATTGCTTTGTTCGAACCCTCGGTAAAAGAAAGGGTATCCGAATGTACTCCCTTTGTAAATCTCTGGACAAACGTTGTATGGTTGTTTAACTGTCCGGCGAGTCACTGTCGAAAAATCCAAACCGAACGACTGTAACATGTCGTCTAGAACACGGACGGTCCTCCTCAGAGCATCTCCAGATTTAGTTCCACGTGCATGAACTTTCGCCAACTTGACCAGTTTTGCAGCTTCTGTTAATTTAGATTTGATGTATTCATTGTGCTCATCTTTCTCAGAAGACTCGATATTTGTAACTCTTTTTTCTTTTCGTATCGGTTGCAGTTTCCTGTGAGTGAGTTTCTGTGACACAATGTTGTCGTTCATGTGTACATGAATAGTGATCAGGAGGAAGGCGATGAGGGATATGGCTATACCGACCACGTACCATTTCAGGTAGATCGTCTGCATCCTGTGTTCCCTGGAACATACAAAGATAATGGGTTAATGTTGTGGAAATTAAGAATTTACATACAATATGCAAAACCAACATTTCAAGCAAACAACCAATGATCCTATCCTGAGCAGGACAACACAAGTTTTGTAGCAGATATTTGGTTATATTCCACTGCATGCATTAGTATGTATGATAAGCTGTATGTTTTGGAAGCTAcccgtgttgtgtctccttgtcaTAGTTGGTCTACTGTCCTTTTTACGGTGTTGTCTCACCGACGTTAGTCGTCAAAGACACAGACAAACACATCCCACTCGGTCACAGTACCTCGCTCCTTTTATGCTAAGCGCAAAGCAGAATCAAGTGACTAAGGTGATTGTCGGTCAAAGAACAGAAATCATAGCCATCCTCAGAGCGCTCAATTCGAGGAAAAACGTTGTCTGTGTCCGAGCATCCGACTGCTGTTCGGAGGGTACCGGGCTTGAACCTCGGTTTATCCGTCATTTTTTCCGCTACTTTTGCATTTGGTATCTGTTTCAAGAATTGAGAGCAGACTTAAAAACAGAGGGATACCCGAATCTGGGTAATGTGTCGGGGCGAAGACTACTACCGTGCTTTCCATTTGCGGGTTCGTAACAGTTGTACTAAAATTGATACGGCAACGTCAAATGGATACGTTTGAGTTTTTTCTTGATTGCCAaacccatatgaaagatacgcttcgAAAATAAAAGTCAAAAAAATCggtgttaacaataaaatggcTATAAAAGTAATACCTAAATAGTTTTGgcaactggtacgaatctgcaAGATGGAACGCGCGGTGGAAAGGGTGGGAAGAGCACGGTTCTGGATCAGTTCGGTGGCCGGAGAGAGCATCTGGCTAGTGTTCATGGTTCGAACCCAGATCTGGCCTTGCACTTTTGGCAACTACATAATTATTGTTATGATAATCGATTGTTCCCGATTATGTTTGGAAGGTATTCCTTACGGTGCTTGCTAGCTAATccgttatatacatgtacttataagttattgaaataatatctCAGGAACACTAGTAACAAGTAAGATGTTgatagaattgtacctgctgcccttattgcatgatcgtaaaaggcgactaaatttaggatcttatcttttctcttcttcctaactgatttTTTCCTTCCTAAttcctcccttggcaccgcctcgcttttggccttgagttgagcgttcgcccctgtgaggaaggctctgggttctgtcccctggccgagacacaccaaagtctctaaaagtggtagtttctgcttcctgcttagcgctcagcatacagggagtgggacgactggttcgcccgttgtcagtataatgtgaccgggtggggtgtgttgcttggtgtcttcggcggcatgcttcagtgatatagcacaataaaaagggcaacagtcccactatacaagaagacacaacatgaatataccgcagtctcccaaaacacgcacctcgcacaacatacatgcaacacatcgcatacatgggagaccgtccttacatgaccatagctgttaataggacgttaattaatcagaCAAACAAACGTGTAAATACTCTTTGTTGCGATGTGATTGGTATATAGATGTAAGTGTAAAGTCAAGGCATTTGCATTAATCTTATGTTGTGGGTACTGTATTACTGGTGTGACATCAAATAAGTAGAGTATATGGTAAAATAATTGTCTAAACCAATCACGATAGGTCGAGTTTAAAGTAGTAAAATAGGAAGTGGAGTAGCGGAGTAAAATGTTAAAGTGATGGGAGCATAATCAGTGTTGTATCACGCCCATTAGTCTGTGTCCAAACTGACATTGACTAAGGACAGCTATCAGCGAAGAAACACAAGTCGAGACAAGCATCTCTAACACTAACGACCTGACGATGTGGTTTATTGAATGTAGAAAGCCTTTCTATATAGTGACATGCAGCCATTAAGTAGTTGTTAACAACCCTGTCTTAATGATTCTGTAGACATTCGGGTTGATTTTAGGTGAATGTTTAGATACATGTCTAACCTGTAGTATAGGTCAACTACAGAATTCGTTCTCCAATAAGACCACCacccagagaagaaataaaggaCCAAAGTAGTTAATTTTAGATTGAGGTTAGAGAAATGACATGTTATACCACACACTTTCTACAGGCTTtagacatttttctttaatgtTTTACGATGTTTCTGGTAACCTAGTTTCAAAGCATCAAAAATCAGCAAAAGACATCATGTCGGCACCGATCGCTGAAATCATCCAAGTGTGCGCAATTACTGCTCCTATAACAGCCAACGATTTCTGACAAATTGTCGTTAGATCTCAAAACAGTCACTTGAACAAACTATGACGAGGCTGGATATCTAACCTAGCTGGATGATCAATGAACACAGTTCCTATATGTATACTCACGACTTCTACAATACAGCGAAAGAAATCAcatttaacgttggcaaagagACGAGGGATCAACTATTGCTTAATCATTACCTGTCAACAATGCTGAGTTTGgtattcatttgtaattttacaatacatgtatttgtattaaGATGCATTCTTAGTCCTCTAGAATAAATCTGTGTGCAAATATTGTTATGGCTGGTCGTTTAAAATGTGCGGAAATGGCGATCACAATTCGACTATAGtagcaaagtaatagtttaaaCCGATTTCCATGCGTCATGCCTgtttccatgaataatataaagaaaacatatttgtcTATTAGAGATGAAAAATGTTCCTCATCAAATGAGTATTGCCATATTTGGCTCCCCAGATATTGAATTGCTTGTATTTTGTTACAGTTGAGAAATGTTTTCCATCTATATATGATTGTTTTTAGATATTGAATTGCCTGTACTTAAGGATAAATGCTATTCTGTATATTATACATCACTATAACAAGGCTAAAACACGTGTCAATTACTGTTATCGGTACAGACATCACGACGTTTAGGGCAAGTCGGTGTACAGCATCGTGTTATCGATCAAGCAAGCCCTTCTCTtgtagaagaaaaaacatatcgcaaaaatatcaattaatcgTTTATATTTATCGCTGTTAACAATGAATTGTGACAAGCGTTATTGTATATGActgaaaattaatcaaaatgtcATATTCACAAATACATAGACACGGAAAAAACGTGGAAACTCTAGCGAAAAGAGTGTGTATGTATCCAGCAGCCCCTCTGTCAGTTtgtaacatattatatatatgatgctGCCATGGAATCGGTTTAGTCAATTCTCGATAGAGACATCACGTATACTTAGACggagaatacatgtattttctgcGTGCTTCAGCTCGATCTTAACGGCTTTTTCTATCGTACATCACAATTATACTAAGAGCCAAGCAGGTCATTGAGCTTATCAGTATAAACATTAAGTATTccttttatacatttatacattacattactgtacaatgtatatactacTTGTCTTAAGTAAATAAGGTAACGTATTCGATTATCAGGTATTTGGCGGGAAGCCAGTTCTGACCTTATATTTGCGTTTCCTGAAGATATAGTTCATTTCCACTTATCACTGACATCATTGGCCATCATGGTCATCTAACCAAATATCCATTGTGAGGAGAACGTCACTTTAGGTCAGAATGGGTCCTGGAGGTACTGTTGGGTGTCCCATGCCCTTTATTCTCCCCtttcccccaccccctcccccattAGCCTCCGTTCTCAGTGCCCTGAGGGGACGGACGAATGAGGACATCGTGGTGATGATGATCTATTGAATCCTGCTGTGATTCTGCTAACTAAAAAGTGTCCAATTCTTTCAGTCTCACACAAATTTCACTGTGGTCACAGTGTGCCATATAAAATCACAATGTATACGTAGAGCGCGCCCACCACCACCACTACACCACCACCACGTGGTAAGGTTTTAAGGTAAGGTTTTAAacgacacccccccccccacgccCTCTACCACTATCATCATACATAGACTTATTCACACGTAAATTCCTGACGTTATTGATACGAAAGTGTTCGCTATTCAGAATGAAATTTGTAGcaataaattattgatatgtaCAGCAAAAAGTTCAACCTAATGAATGAAGCTATATCAGTTGTGGATGACACAGATAGAGAGACAGGTCTATAACACAGAGTTATCTATGGTGTGTGTACTAATGTCTACTGTAGACGTGAACGTACCCAGATATACAAACAACAGAGCACGTGTATCTCGGCCTGGTCTACAACATACAGATAACGAGTCGTCGTATACAACATGATTCACTATTCATTAGTGCTGTGGTACCATAGGGTGTAGTGATGCTGATGCTATTATGGGTTCCTCGAGATCCTCGCGAGCGCTTTATCAATTTGCACTTTGTCCTTCAGTAcgtgtatattatgtacaacaTACAAGGGTGTGCGGATGTTAAAACAACGCTTTCGAAATCTCTATAACTTAACATGTACATAGCGCCAAACGTAAGACGTCTTGTCAAATAAGTCTAGTGTATTTCGGAAGGAGCTTACCTTGCCAACCGCCTGTTGCTTAGCGACCCGACAATCCTAAGCTTGCCACAGTACCATCAAATCACGACTGCTTTTAGAACCATTACGGTCTGTGGCCCATCATTCTGTCTGTACTCATTAGGTGTGTGGTTTAGCTGACCACTCGAGGCAGTGTCTGCTCCCTTTGTGGACCATAGCGTGTTTCGTTGGCTGGTCAGACGGGAGAGCGTGCCTAATCCTCAATATCAAAGTGATCCGGCCTGCCAATAATCAATATTGGGAACACAGCATGACGTTCATGTGGGGGAGAAACAGCGCTGATACCGCACCACACTACCTATAGCACAGGCGTAACACTGTCTCAGGGTGTCATACTTCACCGAGGCATAATATTTCGGGTTATATCATATCCACGCACTGCGAGTGGCCGAGTGCTGTAGTCATGTTAGTATTGGTCATACCAAGGACTGAGACCGTTCTATTCCTGGTTAGTGTTGGCAGTAACGTGGCATACCCTTGTAGGAGTTGGCCGAAACAAGGATTTTCTTTAACTGGTGGcatgtacctgctgcccctattgcatgatcgtaaaaggtaactaaatttaggatcttataaaaaattgtttctcttcttcctaactgacgtACGGACTTGTCAAATTACTGGTTAGTGTGCTGGCTCATAGAGGTAGAAGGCGCagctatgtttggctaggcgattgggtgccgtagatcgtgagttcgagacccggatagggcacgagtcaataaattgtcatgctttgttaaattgtgtttctttgatattttatatatactaaCATATAGagattagtctatagtgggtctttgacttaccagcgtgctaaatacctatggttGGCCATGATATAGATTACTCCTGGTGTAATGTGGACTCGTTATTATTCATTGCTCATATCAAGCTAGGTCCCTTCCAGAAGAGgacttgtatatataaatgtttagaGAAACTATTTCCATGTATAAAGAATATAACACTAAGTCCCTTTATAGAAAGGGACTGATATTAACTTTACGTTTTACTCTATGCTATCGATTTAAGCGAAACCATGTTTGCCTGCGTTCAACACCTGACAACTGCATTACGCGGTTTTCAAACTCgttacccagaggtggaaggctgcTGGTAAAATATGGTAAAATTCTGGTTGTTGGGAAAAAGACAGTTATCTTTTTGATTTCTCGTTGCCGTCTTGGCCCAATACACTGTATTTCCACATTCGATTATCTGATTTAGGGGAAATGTGATGGATAACTTGATATGATATGTGaaagaatatatttttgtttattcagCGATTGTTACGTACATAAAAGTTGTGTAATATTGAATTAAACACcgtatatacagtggaactgCCGTTCCTTTGTATACTTAGCAGCTGGTCCTAATAAAAAGATGATAAATTTGTCTGTATCCATAAGTTACTGATATAGATATCATATTACTCGGTGGTGAGATAGCGACCGAGGTTGTCTCGAATGTAACTTTGCCTCACTGTTGTTCAAATCTAAGTAAATATACCCTATGCTCTAAACATGTCACTACAAATGTACCCTACAAGTTGCTGATATATTGAGAATTTCTCAACGGAACACTGATAAGTAGATCATCTCCCCTTGGTTTGAAACTAGAGTCGGACTTGTAGAGACAAGTGAGATTTTCGTCTGTAGACTGGTAGAGAGGCTTAAATAAGTGAGATTTCAGTATTCTGGAGACTGGTAGAGAGGCTTAAAGAAGTAAGATTTCAGTATTCTGGAGACTGGTAGAGAGGCTAAAATAAGTGAGATTTCAGTATTCTGGTGACTGGTAGAGAGACTTAAATAAGTGAGATTTCAGTATTCTGGTGACTGGTAGAGAGGTAGTGAGAGTATTCTGGGACTGGTTAAATAAGTGAGATTTCAGTATTCTGGAGACCGGTAGAGAGTCTACATATGTCCGTTTGTGTTACTGGACAGGACAAGGTATTGACTTAAACAGATGCATTAATCACTTAGATAGCGACCGTGCGTGTCCTTTGTGTACCCTCTGTCGCTCGGCCCATTCTATAAATGATAAAACCTAACCCTAATCTTGTACTTTAGGGGTAAAGGGCTAGTTCTTTTCATAACATTTACCACAAGTTTTTCAGTTTTGTctgttgtttacattttcaaagGTTTCTTTCGAAAGAATTAGTGGAAAGACAAAATGTTGAAACGATTACCTTTAAGATTATCCAGTCAAGTTCATGTACTTCAATTGTGTGCATCCATTGGCATGTGTCTTCAGGAGAAATATGCAATCGTTCAATACTATCAGTCAGCTGTCAAGAAATATACAGCGTACATAGATTTTTACATGCACATCTATCAAACGGCTACACCGGAAGGATATCCCCGGATTATTAATCCCTCTCACAAGTGTATGGATGTATACACACAAGATAAATGTCCATATATATGTGTGCGTTGTAGCCAGGTGGGTGGTTAAAACTTCCCTATATAACTCGGCAGATTATCCAGTCGCTCACCTGGAATACAATGTAACCATACTAACTATAATTCCATACCTGAGGAGACTTAATTTATCAGTTATTGGGGAGAGATAACGATGTAGGTGTTGCGgtttaattcatatttatttttatttatttacttatactAATCTGCA comes from the Argopecten irradians isolate NY unplaced genomic scaffold, Ai_NY scaffold_0045, whole genome shotgun sequence genome and includes:
- the LOC138311544 gene encoding uncharacterized protein gives rise to the protein MQTIYLKWYVVGIAISLIAFLLITIHVHMNDNIVSQKLTHRKLQPIRKEKRVTNIESSEKDEHNEYIKSKLTEAAKLVKLAKVHARGTKSGDALRRTVRVLDDMLQSFGLDFSTVTRRTVKQPYNVCPEIYKGSTFGYPFFYRGFEQSNCSYRVAEEKLVTIVIQLDNFRVETISRLLDDIINYNRNMSVVVGAKVSELPQFKNDRYSQILFKTYKTTTSKGRIWNDIIEHVQTPYVLVARDLIRFDNDTRIHRLIREIERLQLTSAGGASRDSNGFWKLGCLQRAYKNYTLVYEEGYQESIHECVFCDHIENSFVISKTLISKFKFDESLSQEGMWEDFFLRAEGESVVCPDSMFYSNRTIRSSRVLDWKEFGGKYQLRTMKFVSSKFEVDFNCPKPIKCFLGTGFSVTSCCLEELANLITFIMNACEKAGAICELQEGTLLGAVKLNKVLPWERDADITFLTANYSQLQKLKATFESAGYAFRDGSALWCCADNRTAGGKFRIGSGHWHAELYGQHIMDSELLMQNSIKPTKVLLNGNWVNVPRNPGLHARNRYGHEIYAHAQHWIVTGKSSGWINYDTSSFTNCHKSGDHNCLDRYNSDGNLQFTDPIP